One Leisingera sp. M658 genomic window carries:
- a CDS encoding cytochrome c biogenesis CcdA family protein, translated as MFGIEIIDAGLLPAMLVALLGGVISFLSPCVLPIVPPYLAYMSGVTIGEMQGTGAARRKAVIAALFFVMGLSTVFLLLGFTASVFGAFVLKNQELFAQVSGVVVIIFGLHFLSVFRIPLLDREARMEAGESGGSALGAYVLGLAFAFGWTPCIGPQLGAILSLAASEASVSRGTILLGVYAAGLGIPFLLAAMFLTRSMVLMNKMKRHMGLIEKVMGGLLLVVGIMLVTGLFTTFSWWLLETFPALATLG; from the coding sequence ATGTTTGGAATCGAGATCATAGACGCAGGGCTGCTCCCTGCCATGCTGGTGGCGCTGCTAGGCGGCGTGATCAGTTTTCTGTCGCCCTGCGTCCTGCCGATCGTGCCGCCGTATCTGGCCTATATGAGCGGTGTCACCATTGGCGAGATGCAAGGCACCGGCGCAGCCCGGCGCAAGGCGGTCATCGCAGCGCTGTTCTTTGTGATGGGACTGTCCACGGTGTTTCTGCTGCTGGGCTTCACCGCCTCGGTGTTTGGTGCATTTGTGCTGAAAAATCAGGAGCTTTTTGCGCAAGTTTCAGGTGTGGTTGTGATCATATTCGGCCTGCATTTCCTGTCTGTGTTCCGCATTCCGCTGCTGGACCGCGAGGCGCGGATGGAGGCGGGCGAGTCCGGTGGTTCCGCCTTGGGGGCTTACGTTCTGGGGCTGGCTTTTGCCTTTGGCTGGACGCCTTGCATCGGGCCGCAGCTGGGCGCGATCCTGTCGCTTGCCGCCTCTGAAGCATCAGTCAGCCGGGGCACAATCCTGCTCGGCGTTTATGCCGCAGGTCTGGGCATTCCCTTTCTGCTGGCGGCAATGTTTCTCACCCGTTCCATGGTGTTGATGAACAAGATGAAGCGCCATATGGGACTGATTGAAAAGGTGATGGGCGGGCTGCTGCTGGTTGTCGGCATTATGCTGGTCACCGGGTTGTTCACCACCTTCTCCTGGTGGCTGCTGGAAACCTTCCCGGCACTGGCAACGCTGGGCTGA
- a CDS encoding cytochrome P450 — translation MTQALPPKPPARPDRVPLWRYVKMFRQDILSAQPARLYRAWMAEFRTPFFRSFLVNQPELVKVLLKERPEDFPKSDRIAEGLKPLLGNSVFLTNGEAWKRQRRIIDPAFEGGRLKDTYPAMRAAAESAVERLKERQGLVEIEEETSHAAADVIFRTLFSIPIEHQVAGQVFSRFRDYQRSQPLLNLAAFVPLPRWMPRFFRRGTRRNAEVIRALIEQLTRERMDAIKAGTAPDDLATKIMTTRDPETGSTFDTAEMVDQVAIFFLAGHETSASALAWALYLMALYPDWQEKVAAEAEALADETFAAVSKLRVSRDVFRETLRLYPPVPMMVREAACPEQFRDRDVPKGAQMVLSPWHLHRHERLWENPDGFDPSRWQTENGKQCQRDAYIPFSAGARVCTGAGFAMVEGPLILSMILRAFRVAPAAAQAPVPVAHLTVRSKNGIWLQLSRR, via the coding sequence ATGACCCAAGCCTTGCCGCCGAAACCGCCCGCACGCCCGGACCGCGTGCCGCTGTGGCGCTATGTGAAAATGTTCCGTCAGGATATTCTGTCGGCCCAGCCCGCGCGCCTGTACCGCGCCTGGATGGCCGAATTCCGCACGCCGTTTTTCCGTTCCTTCCTGGTCAACCAGCCGGAGCTGGTGAAAGTGCTGCTGAAGGAGCGACCCGAAGATTTTCCAAAGTCGGACCGGATTGCCGAGGGGTTGAAACCGTTGCTGGGGAACTCCGTTTTCCTGACCAATGGCGAGGCCTGGAAACGGCAGCGGCGGATCATCGATCCGGCCTTTGAAGGCGGACGGCTTAAGGACACATACCCGGCGATGCGCGCCGCGGCAGAGTCCGCAGTGGAACGGCTGAAGGAACGGCAAGGACTTGTCGAGATCGAGGAGGAAACGTCGCACGCAGCGGCGGATGTAATCTTTCGCACGCTGTTCTCGATCCCGATCGAGCATCAGGTCGCGGGACAGGTCTTTAGCCGGTTCCGCGACTACCAGCGCAGCCAGCCGCTGTTGAACCTGGCAGCCTTTGTCCCATTGCCGCGCTGGATGCCGCGGTTTTTCCGCCGCGGCACCCGCCGGAACGCTGAGGTGATCCGGGCACTGATTGAACAGCTGACCCGCGAACGAATGGATGCCATCAAGGCGGGCACGGCACCGGATGACCTGGCCACTAAGATCATGACCACCCGGGACCCGGAAACAGGCAGCACTTTTGATACCGCCGAAATGGTGGACCAGGTCGCGATCTTTTTTCTTGCGGGCCATGAAACCAGCGCCTCGGCATTGGCCTGGGCGCTGTATCTGATGGCGCTTTATCCTGATTGGCAAGAGAAGGTGGCAGCTGAGGCCGAGGCGCTGGCGGATGAAACCTTTGCCGCGGTTTCAAAGCTGAGGGTCAGCCGGGATGTGTTCCGCGAAACCCTGCGGCTGTATCCGCCGGTGCCGATGATGGTGCGCGAGGCAGCCTGTCCGGAGCAGTTCCGAGACCGTGACGTGCCAAAGGGCGCGCAGATGGTGCTCAGTCCCTGGCATCTGCACCGGCATGAGCGGCTGTGGGAGAACCCGGATGGGTTTGACCCTTCCCGCTGGCAAACAGAGAACGGCAAGCAGTGCCAGCGGGACGCGTATATCCCTTTCTCGGCGGGGGCACGCGTTTGTACCGGCGCTGGGTTTGCCATGGTGGAAGGACCGTTGATCCTGTCGATGATCCTGCGCGCGTTCCGCGTAGCTCCGGCTGCGGCGCAGGCGCCGGTGCCCGTGGCGCATCTTACGGTGCGGTCGAAGAATGGGATCTGGCTGCAGCTGTCGCGGCGTTAG
- a CDS encoding N-(5'-phosphoribosyl)anthranilate isomerase, with protein MRIGLSDQAVCAAPVKGTLTAVWHRAAMPVPVPLTADAWIQQLFRSQAAAKGGVVRRQKRDIERLLGWDRFHYELKRRGFRAVENAGQVVIFCNQDAVRIIQ; from the coding sequence TTGCGGATTGGCCTCAGCGATCAGGCTGTTTGTGCTGCACCGGTTAAGGGCACGTTAACCGCGGTTTGGCATCGTGCTGCTATGCCTGTGCCTGTCCCTCTCACCGCTGATGCCTGGATACAGCAGCTTTTCCGGTCCCAGGCTGCTGCAAAAGGCGGTGTTGTCCGCCGCCAGAAGCGCGATATTGAGCGGCTGCTTGGCTGGGACCGCTTTCACTACGAACTTAAGCGCCGTGGATTTCGAGCCGTCGAAAACGCCGGTCAGGTTGTCATCTTCTGCAATCAGGACGCCGTACGCATCATCCAGTGA
- a CDS encoding ribbon-helix-helix domain-containing protein: MNSRPKKHSLTLRGHRTSVSLEDDFWDAFREIAAQDGRAINDLAAGIDEARGEDCGLASAIRLFVLHRLRAR; this comes from the coding sequence ATGAACAGCCGGCCCAAGAAGCACTCACTGACCTTGCGCGGGCACCGGACCTCGGTGTCGCTGGAGGATGACTTCTGGGATGCCTTCCGCGAGATTGCCGCGCAGGACGGCCGTGCAATCAATGATTTGGCTGCCGGAATTGATGAAGCCCGCGGCGAGGATTGCGGATTGGCCTCAGCGATCAGGCTGTTTGTGCTGCACCGGTTAAGGGCACGTTAA
- a CDS encoding DUF4169 family protein: MAGSGSGPVNLNRYRKEKARAGKKARADQNAVTFGRTKAEKELDKARNVQDVRRLDDHKRDE, translated from the coding sequence ATGGCTGGCTCCGGTTCAGGCCCGGTCAATCTGAACCGGTACAGAAAGGAAAAAGCGCGGGCCGGGAAAAAGGCCCGCGCTGACCAGAACGCCGTGACATTCGGGCGGACCAAGGCGGAAAAGGAATTGGACAAGGCGCGCAATGTGCAAGACGTCCGGCGCCTGGACGACCATAAGCGCGACGAATGA